One window of Rhodothermales bacterium genomic DNA carries:
- a CDS encoding peptidylprolyl isomerase, giving the protein MRSFVVTLFALLLVAPPQAGAQDRPIVDEIVAVVADKILLRSEVDAIVANLVRQQQIPYSDALWGEALQQLVDERVLVIHARRDTTLNVTDDQVEQMLDQRIAGMAAQVGGVGRLEDVYGKTVVEIKEELKEEGRDQILADQFRSRRVQGIKVTPTDVDRFFARFPTDSLPTLPEAVRVSHVVRYPAVTEEARTEAREILAAIRDSIVVGGGTIEEWAETFSEDPGSAQNGGRYESMALGEMVPEFAAVAARSQPGVVSGIFETEFGLHIMRVNSRRGDEVDYNHILIQFDRSKSDPQVAIDFLTAVRDSVLAESLPFAEAARRHSEDPRSAAQGGRVIDPQTGERDLFIEALGPFWQTALRDLEVGAISEPHEVELLNGRRAYHIVLLQRRTPEHKVSLDTDYAFIEQYALRQKQAEEMAEWMRELRKDVYIDIRADLSGLTPTASN; this is encoded by the coding sequence ATGAGATCCTTCGTCGTCACGCTGTTCGCCCTGCTGCTGGTCGCTCCCCCTCAGGCCGGTGCGCAGGACCGACCCATTGTCGACGAGATCGTCGCGGTCGTCGCTGACAAGATTCTGCTTCGATCCGAGGTCGATGCCATCGTAGCCAACCTTGTGCGCCAGCAGCAGATTCCGTATTCGGACGCGCTGTGGGGCGAGGCTCTGCAACAGCTGGTCGATGAGCGGGTGCTGGTCATTCACGCTCGTCGCGACACGACACTCAATGTGACCGACGACCAGGTCGAGCAGATGCTGGACCAGCGCATCGCCGGCATGGCCGCTCAGGTTGGAGGGGTTGGCCGTCTTGAGGATGTCTACGGTAAGACCGTCGTCGAGATCAAGGAGGAGTTGAAGGAAGAGGGGCGGGATCAGATTCTGGCGGACCAGTTCCGCAGCCGCAGGGTCCAGGGCATCAAGGTGACGCCGACAGACGTCGATCGGTTTTTTGCGCGTTTCCCGACAGACTCTCTACCGACCTTGCCGGAGGCGGTGCGCGTCTCCCACGTAGTCCGCTACCCCGCCGTGACCGAGGAAGCTCGCACGGAAGCGCGTGAGATCCTTGCCGCGATTCGCGACTCCATTGTTGTGGGTGGCGGGACCATTGAGGAGTGGGCCGAGACGTTCTCCGAGGATCCAGGATCTGCGCAGAACGGTGGACGCTACGAGTCCATGGCGCTCGGTGAAATGGTGCCTGAGTTTGCGGCCGTCGCAGCTCGTTCGCAGCCAGGTGTCGTGTCCGGAATCTTCGAGACCGAATTCGGCCTGCACATCATGCGCGTCAACTCGCGCAGGGGTGATGAGGTGGATTACAACCACATTCTCATCCAGTTTGACCGATCCAAATCGGACCCGCAGGTCGCGATTGACTTCCTGACCGCCGTCCGGGATTCGGTCCTGGCAGAGTCCCTCCCGTTCGCCGAAGCCGCCCGACGACATTCCGAGGACCCCAGGTCTGCGGCGCAGGGCGGCCGGGTCATCGATCCTCAGACAGGTGAACGAGACCTCTTTATCGAGGCCCTCGGCCCCTTCTGGCAGACCGCACTGAGGGATCTGGAAGTCGGCGCGATCTCCGAACCGCACGAGGTCGAGCTGCTCAACGGCCGACGCGCCTACCACATTGTCCTGCTTCAGCGCCGCACGCCTGAACACAAGGTGTCGTTGGACACCGATTACGCCTTCATTGAGCAGTACGCCCTCCGCCAGAAACAGGCCGAGGAAATGGCGGAGTGGATGCGCGAGCTGAGAAAGGACGTTTATATCGATATTCGCGCCGACCTGAGCGGACTTACCCCCACGGCTTCCAACTGA
- a CDS encoding AAA family ATPase, with translation MQPSASPETLDALHAGFGRLRAEVGKIIVGQEEIIQQIFISLICRGHVLLVGVPGLAKTLLIRTLADAVELDFARIQFTPDLMPSDITGTEIIEEDATTGRRAFKFVKGPVFANVILADEINRTPPKTQAALLEAMQEHHVTAAGQTFNLPEPFFVLATQNPIEQEGTYPLPEAQLDRFMLNLWLDYPEFGQEVEVVRKTTGSARPKVETVMHGEDLMQYQEFVRQLPVADNVIEHAVRLVGMTRPGRDSAPDFVSNYLSYGAGPRASQYLILGAKALAALDGRLTPDIADVNRLAVPVLRHRIVTNFNAEADGVSAVDVVHRLLETSA, from the coding sequence ATGCAGCCTTCTGCCTCGCCCGAGACTCTCGACGCCCTTCATGCCGGATTCGGCCGACTGCGCGCGGAGGTCGGCAAGATCATCGTGGGTCAGGAGGAGATCATCCAGCAGATCTTCATCAGCCTGATCTGTCGTGGTCATGTCCTGCTGGTAGGCGTGCCGGGGCTGGCAAAAACACTGCTGATCCGCACGCTCGCCGATGCAGTGGAGCTGGATTTCGCCAGAATCCAGTTCACGCCAGATCTCATGCCGAGTGACATCACCGGCACCGAGATCATCGAAGAGGACGCGACCACGGGACGACGCGCCTTCAAGTTTGTCAAAGGCCCCGTCTTTGCCAATGTTATCCTCGCGGATGAGATCAACCGCACGCCGCCCAAGACGCAGGCCGCGCTTCTGGAGGCCATGCAGGAGCATCATGTCACCGCAGCCGGACAGACCTTCAATCTGCCGGAGCCGTTTTTTGTGCTCGCCACGCAGAACCCCATCGAGCAGGAAGGCACCTATCCCCTCCCCGAGGCCCAGCTCGACCGGTTCATGCTGAACCTGTGGCTGGATTACCCCGAGTTTGGCCAGGAAGTAGAGGTTGTGCGCAAGACGACTGGCAGTGCACGGCCAAAGGTGGAGACGGTCATGCACGGTGAGGACCTGATGCAGTACCAGGAGTTTGTCCGCCAGCTTCCCGTCGCCGACAACGTCATCGAGCACGCTGTGCGTCTGGTCGGAATGACCCGACCTGGTCGTGACAGTGCGCCCGACTTCGTGTCCAACTACCTCAGCTATGGCGCCGGACCTCGTGCTTCCCAGTACCTGATCCTGGGGGCGAAGGCACTGGCTGCGCTGGACGGTCGACTGACGCCGGACATCGCGGACGTGAATCGCCTGGCCGTACCGGTGCTGCGCCACCGCATCGTGACGAACTTCAACGCGGAGGCAGACGGAGTAAGCGCCGTGGACGTAGTGCACCGCCTGCTGGAAACCAGCGCCTGA
- a CDS encoding formimidoylglutamate deiminase translates to MGGLWAPAALLPTGWSENVLLEWDERGLLTNVKSDVDPRGLLRAPGPVVCGMPNLHSHAFQRALVGLVQHPDPGADFWSWRQAMYRLVSRLTPDLLQAVSAWVFAEMVASGYTSVLEFHYLHRPAGADPLSSASAMYRAAGDAGIHMTLAPVLYRWSDAGGVAPHSEQQPFVLSREEFSSLMTGLRQEGRGLAVAPHSLRATTPDDIAFLLELADDDCPVHIHVSEQPAEVRRCLEVYGNTPIACLESRFGLSGRWGLVHATHATPEELELLDDGRGTLILCPTTEHDLGDGRFPLELVPEATAGIGSDSHVSVNPCDELRLVLAGMRASAGRRAVLEPSSLTDGTALWDRACRGARAVAGAPVGRLAAGFQANLLVLDAAAPAFSGLSPDQSVSAWVLSGDRTQLAEVWVRGRVQARRGSHVREADLAAAFREAALLLRA, encoded by the coding sequence ATGGGCGGGCTTTGGGCGCCCGCCGCGCTGCTGCCGACTGGCTGGAGCGAGAACGTCCTGCTGGAGTGGGACGAACGCGGTCTGCTGACCAACGTGAAGTCAGATGTGGATCCGCGCGGCCTCCTCCGGGCTCCCGGCCCCGTGGTTTGTGGCATGCCGAACCTGCATTCGCATGCGTTTCAGCGGGCGCTGGTGGGTCTGGTTCAACATCCCGATCCGGGTGCCGACTTCTGGTCATGGCGGCAGGCCATGTACCGACTCGTGTCGCGGCTGACCCCGGACCTTCTTCAGGCGGTCTCGGCCTGGGTATTCGCGGAGATGGTTGCCAGCGGCTACACGAGCGTGCTGGAATTCCACTACCTGCATCGCCCTGCCGGGGCCGATCCCCTTTCCTCCGCTTCGGCCATGTACCGGGCTGCCGGTGACGCCGGCATTCACATGACGCTCGCTCCGGTGCTTTACCGGTGGTCGGATGCCGGGGGCGTCGCGCCTCATTCCGAACAGCAGCCGTTCGTCCTGTCCCGGGAGGAGTTTTCGTCGCTCATGACGGGGCTGCGCCAGGAAGGGCGCGGCCTTGCCGTAGCCCCCCACTCGCTGCGGGCCACGACTCCGGATGACATCGCGTTCCTTCTCGAACTGGCCGACGATGACTGCCCGGTTCACATCCATGTCTCCGAGCAGCCCGCCGAGGTCCGCCGCTGTCTGGAGGTCTACGGCAACACCCCCATCGCCTGTCTGGAATCCAGGTTCGGACTCTCCGGGCGATGGGGTCTGGTGCATGCCACACATGCCACGCCAGAAGAACTCGAGCTACTTGACGATGGGCGGGGGACACTGATTCTTTGCCCCACGACGGAGCACGACCTTGGAGACGGCCGATTCCCGCTCGAGTTGGTGCCCGAGGCGACGGCGGGCATCGGCAGCGACAGTCACGTCAGCGTCAACCCCTGCGATGAACTGCGGCTGGTGCTGGCCGGGATGCGAGCGTCTGCCGGTCGCCGGGCTGTGCTGGAGCCGTCGTCTCTGACGGACGGCACGGCCCTGTGGGACCGAGCGTGTCGCGGAGCTCGCGCCGTGGCAGGAGCTCCGGTCGGCCGGCTTGCCGCAGGATTCCAGGCGAATCTCTTGGTCCTGGATGCGGCCGCACCTGCGTTCAGCGGTTTGTCACCCGATCAATCCGTGTCGGCGTGGGTGCTCTCAGGCGATCGGACTCAGCTTGCCGAGGTCTGGGTGCGAGGGCGGGTCCAAGCTCGTCGCGGGAGTCACGTCAGGGAAGCAGACCTTGCTGCCGCGTTCCGCGAGGCTGCTCTCTTGTTGAGGGCCTGA
- a CDS encoding AI-2E family transporter: MSNYNLTSVFLGIIAMFVVGVTLMQLRVVLMPFVLAMLLSVIFKPVVLNLKARRFPTALSLLGVLIAFFLVLFLLGWFLSASIGALVQQIPDYEGRIVAYLDGVEAFVAAQAAQFNIEEADVGWSRAVSLSSVTSVVSTGIGTFITFLGTTFLVMLFMMFILAGSGDLAEKVRVAFPPAHAERIAVVVSNVDAQVRRYLVAKTLVSMATGLLTGIITASFGVDFPLVWAFLAFVLNYIPSFGSLVAVLCPVLLSLLQFDSVATTLVLMIILVATQATLGNIIEPRVMGFSLNLSPLFILVSLIFWGWLWGFWGMVLAVPLTATVKIVFENVEALRPFSVLMSGWTNAGSDEPPLPPNPGSLRAELAA, from the coding sequence ATGAGCAACTACAATCTGACCAGCGTCTTTCTGGGCATCATCGCCATGTTCGTAGTGGGCGTGACGCTGATGCAGCTGCGTGTAGTGCTCATGCCCTTCGTGCTGGCGATGCTGTTGTCGGTGATCTTCAAGCCCGTAGTGCTGAATCTGAAGGCCCGCAGATTCCCGACAGCGCTGTCGTTGCTGGGGGTTTTGATCGCTTTCTTCCTGGTCCTGTTCCTGTTGGGCTGGTTTCTGTCTGCCTCAATTGGCGCACTGGTCCAGCAGATTCCCGACTACGAAGGCCGCATAGTGGCCTATCTGGACGGTGTTGAGGCCTTTGTGGCGGCCCAGGCAGCACAATTCAACATTGAAGAGGCCGATGTGGGATGGAGCCGAGCCGTGTCACTTTCATCGGTGACATCGGTGGTCTCGACGGGTATCGGCACGTTCATCACGTTTCTGGGCACCACCTTCCTGGTGATGCTCTTCATGATGTTCATTCTGGCCGGCAGCGGAGATCTGGCAGAAAAGGTGCGCGTGGCGTTCCCGCCGGCCCACGCCGAGCGCATCGCAGTTGTTGTTTCCAACGTGGACGCCCAGGTCCGGCGCTACCTGGTTGCCAAGACTCTGGTCAGTATGGCGACGGGTCTGCTCACCGGTATCATCACAGCGAGCTTTGGGGTCGACTTTCCCCTGGTCTGGGCATTTCTGGCCTTCGTCCTGAACTACATCCCCAGCTTCGGCTCCCTCGTCGCGGTGCTTTGTCCCGTCCTGTTGAGCCTGCTGCAGTTCGACTCGGTAGCGACCACGCTCGTGCTGATGATCATCCTTGTTGCGACACAGGCTACGCTGGGCAACATCATTGAACCAAGAGTCATGGGGTTCAGTCTGAATCTGAGCCCGCTGTTCATTCTGGTCTCCCTGATCTTCTGGGGATGGCTTTGGGGCTTCTGGGGCATGGTGCTCGCGGTGCCGCTTACGGCTACGGTCAAGATCGTCTTCGAAAACGTGGAGGCACTCCGACCCTTCTCTGTACTCATGAGCGGGTGGACGAATGCTGGCTCAGACGAGCCGCCGCTGCCGCCCAACCCAGGGTCGCTGCGGGCTGAACTCGCGGCCTGA
- a CDS encoding M23 family metallopeptidase: MRTLFLLLLTIFVPTWEADPDDYPKDYFRSPLGIPISLSGNFAEMRSNHFHAGLDIRTNAQVGYRVYAAAEGTLVRVAVQGGGYGHALYLQHPNGYQTVYAHLDRFEEPIASWVRERQYAEQSFSVNLFPRAGQFRFNKGDVIGYSGNTGSSGGPHLHFEIRDAATSEPLNPLFFGLPVEDTTRPRAFRVKVYPSEPTAGAAIVSASGDTLATARRDRPASMTVTETEPGLYELDRGAHIVADGRVAFGIQTHDYHDRSRMRLGLYTITLTAGQREIFHSAMERINFSDQRYINAHLDYAERRQNSRWLQRSHILPGNRLNLYRTERNGFIDVRPGDRLPMRYDLVDAHGNNAVVTFDVRGARLPDPPPPQREGFLANRNRAETIVQPGLIVRIPRGALYEDTELLYSRGEGPNGSFSARHNLHRGSTPLHRSITVSVEAQDLPEGLHDKALLARVSGDRLISAGGSYHAGYVTTQTRAFGSFVITADTEDPVIEPLNIRDGADMSRQSAIRIRIRDGLSGIASYQGRVNGQWVLFEHDPKRSLIYYTFDDRVGPGSHELSLYVEDGKGNASRYSAQFTR, from the coding sequence ATGCGCACCCTGTTTCTCCTGTTGTTAACAATATTCGTTCCCACCTGGGAGGCGGACCCGGACGATTACCCGAAAGACTACTTCCGCTCCCCGCTCGGAATTCCGATTTCACTCTCCGGCAATTTCGCTGAGATGAGGTCGAATCACTTCCATGCGGGTCTGGATATCCGCACCAACGCGCAGGTGGGTTATCGCGTCTACGCCGCAGCCGAAGGCACGCTGGTGCGCGTCGCGGTCCAGGGCGGCGGCTATGGCCACGCGCTGTACCTGCAGCATCCGAACGGCTACCAGACGGTCTATGCGCACCTGGACCGCTTCGAGGAGCCCATCGCCTCCTGGGTCCGGGAACGACAGTACGCCGAACAGTCCTTTTCCGTCAATCTCTTTCCGCGCGCCGGCCAGTTTCGCTTCAACAAGGGCGACGTGATTGGGTATTCGGGCAACACGGGATCTTCCGGCGGTCCGCACCTGCACTTCGAAATCCGTGATGCCGCGACATCGGAGCCGCTGAATCCCCTGTTCTTCGGACTTCCGGTCGAGGATACCACCCGACCACGAGCCTTCCGGGTGAAGGTCTACCCGTCCGAGCCCACCGCGGGGGCCGCCATCGTGTCCGCATCGGGAGACACCCTGGCCACGGCGCGTCGCGACAGGCCGGCGTCGATGACGGTCACGGAGACCGAGCCAGGCCTGTACGAGCTGGACCGAGGGGCGCACATCGTGGCTGACGGCAGGGTCGCCTTCGGCATCCAGACCCATGATTATCACGACCGGTCGCGCATGCGGCTTGGATTGTACACGATTACGCTCACGGCCGGTCAGCGGGAGATCTTCCACTCGGCCATGGAGCGCATCAACTTCTCCGACCAGCGCTACATCAACGCCCATCTCGACTACGCCGAGCGCCGGCAGAACAGCCGGTGGCTGCAGCGCTCACACATCCTGCCCGGCAACCGGCTGAATCTCTACCGGACTGAAAGGAACGGCTTCATCGACGTGCGTCCCGGAGATCGGCTGCCGATGCGCTATGACCTGGTCGATGCCCACGGAAACAACGCCGTGGTCACGTTCGACGTGAGAGGCGCTCGCCTGCCGGATCCGCCCCCCCCTCAGCGGGAGGGTTTCCTGGCCAATCGGAATCGGGCAGAGACGATTGTGCAGCCCGGCCTGATCGTGCGCATCCCGAGGGGTGCGCTCTATGAAGACACGGAATTGCTGTATTCGCGCGGTGAAGGTCCCAATGGATCCTTTTCGGCTCGGCACAATCTGCATCGCGGCTCCACCCCGCTGCATCGATCCATTACCGTGTCCGTGGAAGCCCAGGACCTCCCCGAGGGCCTGCACGACAAGGCTCTCCTGGCACGGGTGTCCGGGGATCGCCTGATCTCAGCCGGAGGCTCCTACCATGCCGGCTATGTCACCACCCAGACGCGCGCATTCGGCTCCTTTGTGATAACCGCCGACACGGAAGATCCGGTGATTGAGCCCCTCAACATTCGTGACGGAGCCGATATGTCTCGCCAATCCGCCATCCGCATCCGCATCCGGGACGGCTTGAGCGGTATTGCGTCCTACCAGGGCCGTGTCAACGGGCAGTGGGTGCTCTTCGAGCACGATCCCAAGCGTTCGCTGATCTACTACACCTTCGATGATCGTGTCGGTCCGGGCAGCCACGAGCTGAGCCTGTACGTGGAAGACGGCAAGGGCAACGCCAGTCGATATTCCGCGCAGTTCACGCGCTGA